Genomic DNA from Thermosipho ferrireducens:
CAGCATTTGAATCGTATTCGATGCTTTTTTTTGTATTCCTTCGATCCTCAAGACCAAAGTTGATTTTTCTATCCTCGGAATACAATGGTATATTTGTTTCAAAATTATAAATAGAAGTTATTATAACATTTTTTCCAGTTCTGGATATTAGTCTGGAGAATATTTCGCTGGAAATAGCAGGAAGTATTTGAATTTCATTAAGTACCACTGTGTCAAAGTCAGAAATATTTACGACGTTTTCTAAAATCATAATAGCGTTCGTTATAACATGTTTTTTATAATTTGTATTTATGGAATTTACGAAAGACAAGTCTTTTGGACAATGTCTTGAAAGGCTTTCGTAAATGTGTAAAGCATCAACATTGGTAGGGTTTATTATTAATGTTCTACTTTTTTCCATAAGATATATTAAAAAAGCGTTTCGAGTAAGTGGATCAGTTTGAAGGACAAAAGGCTTTGAGAAACTTGTATATTTTTTTACTTTCTCGAATCTCTGTAAAATTTCATTTGAATGGTAGTAATCAAAATCTTCAGAATTTTGATTTCTCCAGTTGTTAGTGAAAGAATATATAAAGTACTTATCTTTGTACTCTTCCTCCGAAGCAGCTGAAACTTTAAAGTCTATTACGTTTAAAACTGGCCCAACACCGTTTTCACGAATATTAGCAGCAACGTCCAGGGATGTCAAAAGAGCTTGAATTGCTGGAATCTCATGATATTGTTTTTTTAAACCAAAGCCTATTCCTTCTATTAATTTGTGTTTTCCTCTAAGTGTTAATCTAACGTTTGTTCCATTGTTGCCAAAAAATCTGATACGATCGACTGTAGAATTCCTTATTAAAAATATAGGTTCAGGATTTCCATGCCCGTAAGGTTCCAGATATCTCAAAGCTTCTAAAACTTCTTCGTTTATTTCATCAACTGTGAGTATAGCATCAACAGTAAGTGATGAAGTTACTTTGAGCAGTTGTTCTTCTAATTTATCTTTAAGTTCTTTGATGAAAGGCTTTATATTATTTTCTAAAATACTGAAACCTATTGCCATAGGATGACCACCGAATTCTTCGAAATGGTGAGAAAAATTTTTTAAGATTTCTAAAATGTTAATTCCCTCGATACTTCGTCCAGATCCTCTTCCTATACCATTTTCAAGAGAGATAACCAGAGCAGGTTTATTATATCTTTGAACGAGTTTTGTGGCTACAATACCTATTACACCGGCATGCCATCCTTCTTTGTAAACTACTAAGACAGGAGCATCTTTCATATCAGTGCTTTCAATTTGAGCAACTGCTTCTTCGTATATTTTTGTTTCTATTTCCTGTCGGGTAAAATTGTATCCCAGGAGTATCTCAGCGAGCTGCTCGGCAGAAGACATATTTTCAGTCATAATTAACTTAAACGCATCTTCAGCCGAGTATAAACGACCCGCTGCATTAAGCTTGGGAGCTATACGGTAACCTATATCCTGGCTTGTGATGTAATTCAAGTTTAATTTTTTTATTAACTGAATTAGACCTATTCTATTTGTATTGTTTAATTTTTTCAGACCTTCTTTTACAATGTAACGGTTTTCATCTACAAGTTCTACCATGTCTGCTATGGTCCCCAGGGCCACAAGATCCAGCAAAGTATCTACATCTTCCTCGGGAATATCCAGAGATTTTGCCAATGCGGTAATTAGTTTATAAGCAACACCAACACCAGCAAAATCTTTAAAAGGATAATTATCATCAGCTCTTTTTGGATCAATTACAGCATCAGCAACTGGCAGTACATCCTTGGTACTGTGATGGTCAGTTATTATTGCATACATACCGAGTTTCTTAGTTAATTCAACCGCTTCAAAGCTTGTGATGCCACAGTCAACGCTTAATAAAACTTTAAATCCTTTTTCGTAAAAGCTCTGTACGATTGAAGGCTGGATGCCATAACCTTCATCTAAACGGTTTGGTATATAATAATCTACTTCCCACCCATGTTTTGAAAGAAAACTCACAAGAGTAGCTGTTCCAGTAATTCCGTCAACGTCATAGTCTCCATAAACAAGCACGGGTAACCCTTTTTGACGTGCCATAATCAAAATTTCAACAGCCTTTGACATATCTTTGAGTAAAAACGGGGACCTTAAATCCTCTTTTATTGGATTGATAAATTTCCAGGCCTTTTCTGGATCGTTGAATCCTCGCGTTACAAGGAGTTGTGAAGTAAGATAAGGAATCTTAAGCTTTTTAGAAAGCTCATTAACCAACTCCTTATTAAATTGTCGTAGTTTCCATCTCACTATCCTGCTCCTTTCTATTTTTTTCTATTTTCTGTTTTTACTTTTTCTTAAATATTGTACCATAAAATTTATAAAAAGCGGTAATTTAGAATGTAAAAGATTGGCAAGGCTTGTCCTGAGCACGGAGTACGAAAGGTCTTGCGAGAGTTAGCGAGAACTGGCTCCCCACCCATGTCATTCCGAACCCGAAGGGTGAGGAATCTTATTTTGGCGAGAGTTGGCGAGATTAGCGAGATTGGCGAGTGTCAGAAAAAAACAAGATCCTTCGTCGCTGACGCTCCTCAGGATGACATCCCCTTCCTCATTTCATTTCTCGGGATGACATCCCTTCCGCTGCGCTCAGGATGACAAAGGAAGAAAATCATTCTAAGGAGCAAGAAGAGTATTCCTATTCATGTCATTCTGAGAAACAAGAAGGCAAAAAGCTCTCCGTTTATGTCATTCCAAGAAACAAAAAGGTGAGGAATCCCCCGCTTATGTCATTCCGAGGAACGTAGTGACGAGGAATCTTAACTTAGCGAGAGTTGGCGAGATTGGCGAGGTTAGTAAAAAATAAAATCTTTTACATTTGTTTGAAACGATAAAAAAGTAAATTTTTCACTTCTTGATTTCTCAAAAAGCCGATTTCGACCTTTGGTTTGAAAAACTTGACTAGAAGTGAAACATGTGGTAAATTAATAAATGTATTTTAATATGGGGCCGTAGCTCAGCTGGGAGAGCGCTACCATGGCACGGTAGAGGCCGTGGGTTCAAGTCCCATCGGCTCCACCATTTAAACAAGGGAGGCGATAAGCCTCCCTTCCGTTTTTAAGAGCTGGGTATGATTTTCAAAGAAAAATAACATTAATTATAAATATTCTGCTTTAATCACTGCTCATGGCAAATATTTAGACTTCACAAAATCGCGTTTTTTGTGTACACTAAAATTAGCAGTCATATATGTAGAGTGATAACACAAAAATTTTGAAAGGGGGTTTGACGATGAAGGTTACACCACTGGGTTCGAGACTTTTAATAAAGCCAATTACAGAGGAAAAAAGAACAGAAGGAGGAATCGTTCTTCCAGACACAGCCAAAGAAAAGCCTATGAAGGCTGAAGTCATCGCTGTTGGGAACATTGAGGATGATGATATTGACATTCGTGTAGGAGATAAGGTTATTTTTTCAAAATATTCGGGAACTGAAATCAAAATCGATGATGAGGATTACATAATAATTGACCTGGAAGATATACTTGCTAAATTTGAAGACTAAGGGGAGGTGAAAGCTTATGGCAAAGATACTCAGATTCAGTGAAGAAGCAAGAAGAGCGCTCGAAAGAGGCGTTGATGCAGTAGCAGATGCTGTGAAAATTACTTTGGGTCCAAAAGGAAGAAATGTTGTTATAGAAAAATCATGGGGAAGCCCTACAATTACCAATGATGGAGTTTCTATTGCAAAGGAAATTGAATTGGAAGATAAATTTGAAAATCTGGGGGCACAACTTGTTAAAGAAGTGGCAAGTAAAACAAATGATGTTGCTGGCGATGGTACAACAACAGCTACAGTGCTCGCTCAGGCAATGATCAAGGAAGGTATTAAAAATGTTACCGCGGGAGCAAATCCAATTCTTGTAAAAAGAGGTATTGAAAAAGCAGTGGCAAAAGCTGTAGAAGAAATAAAAAAGATTTCCAAGAAACTCGAAAATTCTGATGATATAGCTCATGTTGCTTCTATAAGTGCTAACAGTGAAGAAATAGGAAAACTTATTGCAGAAGCAATGGAAAAAGTAGGAGAAGATGGTGTTATTACAGTGGAAGATAGCAAATCCATAGAGACATTTGTTGAATTTACAGAAGGTATGCAATTTGACAGAGGTTACATTTCTCCTTACTTTGTAACTGATCCAGAAAAAATGGAAACAGTATATAATGAACCATTTATTCTCATCACCGATAGAAAACTTTCCAATATTAAACCATTAATTCCAATTCTTGAAAAAGTTGCACAAACAGGAAAACCATTAGTAGTAATAGCTGAAGATGTTGAGGGAGAAGCTCTTACAACACTCGTACTTAACAAACTTAAAGGTACACTCAATACAGTTGCGGTTAAAGCTCCTGGATTTGGAGATAGAAGAAAAGCGATGCTTCAGGATATAGCGATTCTTACTGGTGGAATTGTTGCAAGTGAAGAAGTAGGAATTAACCTTGAAGATTTAACATTGAATGATCTTGGTAGAGCAGATGTTGTAAGAGTAAAGAAAGATGATACAATAATTGTTGGTGGAAAAGGCGATCCAGAAGAAATCAAAAAGAGAATTTCCCAGATTAAAGCTCAAATTGAACAAACAACTTCCGAATATGAAAAAGAAACTTTACAGGAAAGAATGGCAAAACTCGCTGGTGGTGTGGCAGTAATTAAAGTTGGTGCAGCTACTGAAACAGAATTGAAAGAGAAAAAGCATAGAATAGAGGATGCTCTTAGTGCAACAAGAGCAGCGGTAGAAGAAGGAATTGTTCCTGGCGGTGGAATTACACTTTTAAGAGCAAGAAAAGCAGTTGAGAGCGTTGTAAATGAACTGGAAGAAGATGAAAAAATTGGTGCTAAGATTGTTTACGAAGCATTAAGTGCGCCCATTATGCAAATTGCCAAAAACGCCGGTTATGAAGGTGCAATAATTATCCACAAAGTTCTTGAGAGAGACGATGCAGACTATGGATTTGATGCACTTAGAGGAGAATATTGTAATATGTTTGAACGTGGTATAATTGATCCAGCAAAAGTTACAAGAAGCGCTCTTCAAAACGCTGCATCAATAGCAGGTATGCTCCTTACAACAGAAGTTCTTGTTGTGGAAAAACCTGAGGAAAAAGCAAACACAAATGTACCAGAAATGCCAGAATATTAATAGATAGTAAAAGAAATCATGAGATAGTAAAAGAAATCATGGGGCCGGTGTTTTCGGCCCCTTTTTTATTGTAAATCAAAAAATAAGCAACAAAAATGTTACCAAAGTTATTATCAAAAAGGAAATTAATATGATATACTATAATTAGGTTATGCTAATTTAGGAGGGATGAACGTGGAAAACATATTTGAAATAAAAGACTTACATGCTGTTTTGGCTGAGGAAAATGTTGAGATATTAAAGGGTGTAAATTTAACAATTAACAGAGGAGAATTACATGCGATAATGGGACCAAATGGTTCGGGAAAATCCACTCTGGCTAATGTTATAATGGGTAATCCTAAATATAAAGTTACTAAGGGAGACATAATTTTTGAGGGCGAATCTTTACTTGATTTGTCCACAGATGAACGTGCAAAAAAGGGTATACTTCTCACATTTCAACATCCATTTGAAATAGAAGGGATAAAGTTTCAAAGTTTCCTTATCAACGCGTATAGAAAACTTCATGGCGAAAAGGAGACTTTTTCTGAATTGAATAAAATTTTAAAGGCAAGGCTTGAAAAATTAAAAGTTTCAAAGGATTTTCTGGAAAGATTCTTGAATGTGGGGTTTTCAGGTGGCGAAAAAAAGAAAGGAGAAATACTTCAAGCGTATTTTTTGAAGCCAAAATTACTTATTCTTGATGAGATAGATTCAGGGCTTGATGTTGATGCTTTAAGGATAGTGGCTGAACAAATAAAGGAAATCAAAAGAAATGGAACAAGTGTTCTGATTATAACTCATTACAAAAGGATTTTAGACTATCTGGATGTAGATAAAGTGCATGTATATGTCGATGGTAAAATAGCTATGACAGGAGATCTTACGCTTGCAAATGAAGTTGAAGAGAAAGGTTATGCAATTGTAAGGGAGTGATAAATGTGGGGTATAATATAGAGATAAATGACGAAAAGTTCAATTACATAGCAAATGTTGAAATTGAATATAAATCTCTTCCAGGATTGACCCGCGAGATTATTGAGGAAATTTCAGAGGTAAAGCAAGAACCAAAGTGGATGAGAGAAATAAGGTTGGAGTCATTGAAAGTTTTTCAAAGCTGGCATGATCCAAGATTTGGAGTAGATATAAGTGATTTAGATTTAAACAAAATTATCCCATACATAAAACCTAAAGCGAAAAAAACGACTACCTGGGAAGAAGTTCCTGAAGAGATAAAAGAAGCTTTTGACAGGCTTGGTATTCCGGAGGCGGAGAGGAAATTTTTTGCGGGAGTGGGGGCACAATTTGATTCTGAAATTGTTTATCAACATATAAAGCAAGAATTAGAGAGCCTGGGAATTATATTTATGGATATGGAAAGTGCTGTAAAAGAGTATCCTGACCTTGTGAAAGAATATTTCATGAAGCTTGTTCCTGCATATGATCATAAATTTGCAGCTTTGCACGGGGCTATATGGAGTGGTGGAACATTTTTGTATGTACCAAAAGGAGTTAAAGTACCACTTCCTCTGCAAGCTTATTTTTTAATGAGTAATCCAGGAATGAGTCAGTTAGAACATACAATTATTGTTGCTGATGAAGGTGCTGAGCTTACTTTTATTGAGGGATGTTCGGCACCGAGATATAATGTTATAAATTTACATACAGGAATGGTTGAAATATATGTAAAAAAGCATGCAAAAGTAAAATATATGACTATTCAAAACTGGAGTAAAAATACTTATAATTTAAATACGAAACGTGCTATAGTGGAAGAAGACGGTGTGATGTCCTGGATCTCTGGTTCTTTGGGGAGTATGAAAACTATGCTTTATCCGATGACTATATTAAAAGGTAAAGGGGCTAAAGCAGAAAGCCTGGGAATAACTTATGCAGGTCCAGGTCAGCATATGGATACAGGTTCTAAAGTGGTACATCTGGCACCATATACGAGCTCTACCATAGATGCTCGAAGTATAAGTGTTGGTGGTGGCTGGGCATTTTACCGCGGATTACTGAGAATAGGAGAAAATGCAGAAAAGAGTAAAGCTCATGTTCAATGTACTGCATTAATGCTTGACAATGATTCTAAAAGTGACACTGTTCCAATAATCGAAGTTTACAACAGTGATTCTGATATAGGTCATGAAGCGCGGATAGGTAGAATAAAAGAGGAACAAATCTTTTATCTTATGTCAAGAGGCTTGAGTGAATCGGAAGCTAAGAGTTTGATTGTAAAAGGTTTTATAGAACCGATAGTCAGTAGTTTGCCTTTTGAATATGCTGTTGAGCTAAACAGGCTTATTGAGATGGAAATAGAATCATCGATAGGGTGAGGTGCAAAAAATGGAAAAAACTATTGAGCTAAAACATGGAGACAATAAAGCTGTAATAGCTATTTCAAAAGAGTTAAAAAGAGATGATTATGGAAGGGACACTTTTACAAAAGTTCTTAAAAGTATTTCTAATGCTTATTTAAAAGAATATGTGAAAGAAAAATATGAAGAGTATGAAAAAATAGGTTTTCCTGTGTGGAAAAGAACAAACATAGAAAATTTCAATTTATTAAGCTATGAATATAAACAATATTTTGATACTCTGGATAAGTCCGGGGTTGAGCTGTTAAAAAAACTTGATTTTGATGGTTCTCATAGAAAATTCGTTTTGCTTTCAGATGTGTTTTCATTTGAAGGTGATTATATAGTTATTGAGGACGATAAACTAATTAAGAAAGAATATGGTCAAACTATATCGAATGATCTTATCCATGTTAAAAAAGGTAGTTTAACTTTAATAAGAATATTAAGACCGGAAATGTTTTCAAACCATACCACGAGAATTTTGGTTTCCGAGGGTGCAAGTCTTACCGTTTATAATATTCATGAAGTTCATGGAAATTCATACCATTTTGATAATGTTTTTATCGAAGTTGAAGAGAAAGCAAATGTGAAAGTCAGGGATTTTTATGCGGGAAGTGGTGTCAGTGTAGGATATTTTGGAGTTAAGATGAGTGGAAAAGAAGCTAATGTGGATTTGAAGCCGTATTTTATAGGAACGGGAAATGGAAGATTTGATTTGCTTTATATGTTGAGGTTTGTTGGTATGGAGAATACTGGTGTAATTAAAGCCGAGGGGACACTTGCAAACAATAGCAAATTGGTGTTTAGAGGAATTCTCGATTTGAAAAAAGGTGCCAAAAACTCCGTTGCTGAAGAGTCGGAGAAGGCAATATTATTGTCAAAAGATGCAAAAATGGAGGCAATCCCAAGTTTATGGGTTGATGAAAATGAAGTAACTGCATCACACGCTGCGAGTTCTGCTCCGTTAGATGATAATGCCATTTTTTATCTTATGAGCCGAGGTTTTTCAAAAGATGAGGCAAAAAGGTATATAATTGAAGGAATTTATGAGGAACTTATTCAAGAGCTAAAAAAGTATGGATTAGAGGGGATGGTTGAAAATGCTCTTAAAGGGGTTGTTGGATGACTTCCCAGTATTACAGCGAACAATAAACGGAAAAAATTTAATTTACCTCGATAGTGCTGCAAGTTCTTTAAAACCTTCAAAAGTTGTTGATAAAGTTGCAGAATTTTATTCTTATCACTATGCAAATGTCCATAGGGCTGTCCATACATTAGCGAGTGAATCTACTGAGATGATGGAAAATTCAAGAAGCAATATTGCTAAACTTTTGAATGCGGAAAGTGAAGAAATAGTATTTACCAGCGGAACTACTATGTCTATCAATTTTATTGTGGAATCATTTGTAAGAACAGGTATATTGAAGAAAAACGATGCAGTTTTAGTAACCGCAGTTGAGCATCATGCGAATTTTGTACCGTGGTTAAGAATGTCAAAATTGCACGGTTTTTCATTTAAGGCGGTAAAACCGTCTGGAAGATTTGGGGAGCTTTTAATAGACGATTTTGCTCAGTTTACCGGAGAAAATCCAAAGATTCTGGCAATTACAGGGCATTCAAATGTTACAGGGCAGGTTATAAACATAAAGAAGATAAGAGAGCTTTTTCCAGATACTATTTTAATTGTAGATGGAGCTCAACTTTTGCCTCATAACAAAGTAGATGTTAAGGATTTGAACATAGATTTTTTAGTGTTTTCTGCTCATAAAATGCTTGGACCAAGTGGTATAGGAGTACTTTACGGGAAGAAAAAACTTCTGGAAAAGATGGAACCGTTTTTGTACGGCGGTGAGATGATAGACAAAGTCACATTAGAGGATGTTACCTTTAATGTGTTGCCTTACAAATTTGAAGCAGGTACTCCTCACATAGC
This window encodes:
- a CDS encoding SufS family cysteine desulfurase: MLLKGLLDDFPVLQRTINGKNLIYLDSAASSLKPSKVVDKVAEFYSYHYANVHRAVHTLASESTEMMENSRSNIAKLLNAESEEIVFTSGTTMSINFIVESFVRTGILKKNDAVLVTAVEHHANFVPWLRMSKLHGFSFKAVKPSGRFGELLIDDFAQFTGENPKILAITGHSNVTGQVINIKKIRELFPDTILIVDGAQLLPHNKVDVKDLNIDFLVFSAHKMLGPSGIGVLYGKKKLLEKMEPFLYGGEMIDKVTLEDVTFNVLPYKFEAGTPHIAGIVGFGVAVDYLNSIGFENISEHVSELTQYAIDKISKLDFVEIYGPLNEEHHAILSFNIDGVHPHDVAHMLDQEFGIAVRSGHHCAQPLMSILKDESKLSLFPNATCRASFYIYNTKDDIDILVDGIKFVKRWFS
- the groES gene encoding co-chaperone GroES yields the protein MKVTPLGSRLLIKPITEEKRTEGGIVLPDTAKEKPMKAEVIAVGNIEDDDIDIRVGDKVIFSKYSGTEIKIDDEDYIIIDLEDILAKFED
- the sufB gene encoding Fe-S cluster assembly protein SufB; this encodes MGYNIEINDEKFNYIANVEIEYKSLPGLTREIIEEISEVKQEPKWMREIRLESLKVFQSWHDPRFGVDISDLDLNKIIPYIKPKAKKTTTWEEVPEEIKEAFDRLGIPEAERKFFAGVGAQFDSEIVYQHIKQELESLGIIFMDMESAVKEYPDLVKEYFMKLVPAYDHKFAALHGAIWSGGTFLYVPKGVKVPLPLQAYFLMSNPGMSQLEHTIIVADEGAELTFIEGCSAPRYNVINLHTGMVEIYVKKHAKVKYMTIQNWSKNTYNLNTKRAIVEEDGVMSWISGSLGSMKTMLYPMTILKGKGAKAESLGITYAGPGQHMDTGSKVVHLAPYTSSTIDARSISVGGGWAFYRGLLRIGENAEKSKAHVQCTALMLDNDSKSDTVPIIEVYNSDSDIGHEARIGRIKEEQIFYLMSRGLSESEAKSLIVKGFIEPIVSSLPFEYAVELNRLIEMEIESSIG
- the recJ gene encoding single-stranded-DNA-specific exonuclease RecJ, producing the protein MRWKLRQFNKELVNELSKKLKIPYLTSQLLVTRGFNDPEKAWKFINPIKEDLRSPFLLKDMSKAVEILIMARQKGLPVLVYGDYDVDGITGTATLVSFLSKHGWEVDYYIPNRLDEGYGIQPSIVQSFYEKGFKVLLSVDCGITSFEAVELTKKLGMYAIITDHHSTKDVLPVADAVIDPKRADDNYPFKDFAGVGVAYKLITALAKSLDIPEEDVDTLLDLVALGTIADMVELVDENRYIVKEGLKKLNNTNRIGLIQLIKKLNLNYITSQDIGYRIAPKLNAAGRLYSAEDAFKLIMTENMSSAEQLAEILLGYNFTRQEIETKIYEEAVAQIESTDMKDAPVLVVYKEGWHAGVIGIVATKLVQRYNKPALVISLENGIGRGSGRSIEGINILEILKNFSHHFEEFGGHPMAIGFSILENNIKPFIKELKDKLEEQLLKVTSSLTVDAILTVDEINEEVLEALRYLEPYGHGNPEPIFLIRNSTVDRIRFFGNNGTNVRLTLRGKHKLIEGIGFGLKKQYHEIPAIQALLTSLDVAANIRENGVGPVLNVIDFKVSAASEEEYKDKYFIYSFTNNWRNQNSEDFDYYHSNEILQRFEKVKKYTSFSKPFVLQTDPLTRNAFLIYLMEKSRTLIINPTNVDALHIYESLSRHCPKDLSFVNSINTNYKKHVITNAIMILENVVNISDFDTVVLNEIQILPAISSEIFSRLISRTGKNVIITSIYNFETNIPLYSEDRKINFGLEDRRNTKKSIEYDSNAVAYVFSNYHYVDKFYEKLMKASHNPKDMVFYSPILEPFQKKAISTLVRKKRIKKLVCSTNTDGLPSMLQDGVEIKLYDFPLTVKELIDAVAGSSYSILQLFYNKEDVNQRLNHLQKIFPSNEKLKTLFENITTIPSNEEIQQLSVKYNIPEKVLRSVLKNLITEKTNTIEYAPEKILRLKEREIELPYFEKYTMMLLNANIKDIYKMIEERYLYDVYLQI
- the groL gene encoding chaperonin GroEL (60 kDa chaperone family; promotes refolding of misfolded polypeptides especially under stressful conditions; forms two stacked rings of heptamers to form a barrel-shaped 14mer; ends can be capped by GroES; misfolded proteins enter the barrel where they are refolded when GroES binds), which encodes MAKILRFSEEARRALERGVDAVADAVKITLGPKGRNVVIEKSWGSPTITNDGVSIAKEIELEDKFENLGAQLVKEVASKTNDVAGDGTTTATVLAQAMIKEGIKNVTAGANPILVKRGIEKAVAKAVEEIKKISKKLENSDDIAHVASISANSEEIGKLIAEAMEKVGEDGVITVEDSKSIETFVEFTEGMQFDRGYISPYFVTDPEKMETVYNEPFILITDRKLSNIKPLIPILEKVAQTGKPLVVIAEDVEGEALTTLVLNKLKGTLNTVAVKAPGFGDRRKAMLQDIAILTGGIVASEEVGINLEDLTLNDLGRADVVRVKKDDTIIVGGKGDPEEIKKRISQIKAQIEQTTSEYEKETLQERMAKLAGGVAVIKVGAATETELKEKKHRIEDALSATRAAVEEGIVPGGGITLLRARKAVESVVNELEEDEKIGAKIVYEALSAPIMQIAKNAGYEGAIIIHKVLERDDADYGFDALRGEYCNMFERGIIDPAKVTRSALQNAASIAGMLLTTEVLVVEKPEEKANTNVPEMPEY
- a CDS encoding SufD family Fe-S cluster assembly protein, with amino-acid sequence MEKTIELKHGDNKAVIAISKELKRDDYGRDTFTKVLKSISNAYLKEYVKEKYEEYEKIGFPVWKRTNIENFNLLSYEYKQYFDTLDKSGVELLKKLDFDGSHRKFVLLSDVFSFEGDYIVIEDDKLIKKEYGQTISNDLIHVKKGSLTLIRILRPEMFSNHTTRILVSEGASLTVYNIHEVHGNSYHFDNVFIEVEEKANVKVRDFYAGSGVSVGYFGVKMSGKEANVDLKPYFIGTGNGRFDLLYMLRFVGMENTGVIKAEGTLANNSKLVFRGILDLKKGAKNSVAEESEKAILLSKDAKMEAIPSLWVDENEVTASHAASSAPLDDNAIFYLMSRGFSKDEAKRYIIEGIYEELIQELKKYGLEGMVENALKGVVG
- the sufC gene encoding Fe-S cluster assembly ATPase SufC — its product is MFEIKDLHAVLAEENVEILKGVNLTINRGELHAIMGPNGSGKSTLANVIMGNPKYKVTKGDIIFEGESLLDLSTDERAKKGILLTFQHPFEIEGIKFQSFLINAYRKLHGEKETFSELNKILKARLEKLKVSKDFLERFLNVGFSGGEKKKGEILQAYFLKPKLLILDEIDSGLDVDALRIVAEQIKEIKRNGTSVLIITHYKRILDYLDVDKVHVYVDGKIAMTGDLTLANEVEEKGYAIVRE